A window of the Streptomyces griseochromogenes genome harbors these coding sequences:
- a CDS encoding ABC transporter substrate-binding protein — MTRPRARAAAVLGCFALMALGLSACENRPAAGLAKPPVATSAENAGGMRALIAAAKREGTLRTIALPRDWADYGGLIDGFGKKYGIKVTVEDPLGHSEDEIDALKRRGNRPTAPDVIDVGDAFARNAAAQNLLAPYKVAAYDSIPDNQKDPKARWSNNYGGYISIGCDANRVKPCPETFADLLKPAYKGKVSLEGEPPRSATAFSSVYAAALANNGSFDDIQPGLDFFAELEKNGNLNPLSSNLPTVQDGRTPISINWDYINLHYADQLRDKGVNWQVAIPFDGSFAQYFALAINKNAPHPAAARLWQEYLFSPEGQNLRLRGYARPVLMDAMQQDGTLDKAAAARLPTVEGTPQFPTDAQLEKARETVARGWAKAVSG, encoded by the coding sequence GTGACCAGACCCCGCGCCCGAGCAGCGGCCGTCCTCGGCTGCTTCGCTCTCATGGCACTGGGCCTGAGCGCCTGCGAGAACAGACCGGCCGCCGGGCTCGCCAAGCCGCCGGTGGCCACCTCCGCCGAGAACGCGGGCGGCATGCGCGCGCTGATCGCCGCGGCGAAACGGGAGGGCACGCTCAGAACGATCGCGCTGCCGCGTGACTGGGCCGACTACGGCGGCCTGATCGACGGCTTCGGGAAGAAGTACGGGATCAAGGTCACGGTCGAGGATCCGCTGGGCCACAGCGAGGACGAGATCGACGCCCTGAAGAGGAGGGGAAACCGGCCGACGGCCCCCGACGTGATCGACGTGGGCGACGCGTTCGCGCGGAACGCGGCGGCGCAGAATCTGCTCGCACCGTACAAGGTCGCCGCTTACGACTCGATCCCCGACAATCAGAAGGACCCGAAGGCCCGCTGGTCCAACAACTACGGGGGCTACATCTCCATCGGCTGCGACGCCAACCGGGTCAAGCCCTGTCCGGAGACCTTCGCCGATCTGCTGAAGCCCGCCTACAAGGGCAAGGTCTCCCTCGAAGGCGAACCGCCCCGATCGGCTACCGCCTTCTCCAGCGTCTACGCGGCCGCACTGGCGAACAACGGGTCGTTCGACGACATCCAGCCCGGACTCGACTTCTTCGCCGAGCTCGAGAAGAACGGCAACCTCAACCCGCTCAGTTCCAACCTCCCAACGGTCCAGGACGGCCGGACCCCCATCAGCATCAACTGGGACTACATCAACCTCCACTACGCCGACCAGCTCCGCGACAAGGGCGTGAACTGGCAGGTCGCGATCCCCTTCGACGGCAGCTTCGCCCAGTACTTCGCCCTGGCGATCAACAAGAACGCCCCGCACCCGGCGGCTGCCCGCCTGTGGCAGGAGTACCTCTTCAGCCCGGAGGGCCAGAACCTCCGGCTGCGCGGCTACGCCCGCCCGGTGCTCATGGACGCCATGCAACAGGACGGCACCCTCGACAAGGCCGCCGCCGCACGACTGCCGACGGTCGAGGGAACGCCGCAGTTCCCGACGGACGCGCAACTGGAAAAGGCGAGGGAGACGGTCGCCCGGGGCTGGGCGAAGGCCGTATCCGGTTAG
- a CDS encoding PAS domain S-box protein, which translates to MNAFVDGPTRSAETPVLEQCRCGAHLPQGGPSVAEERFRGLLEAAPDAMVIVDDGGNIRLVNAQTEALFGYRREELLGRSVELLVPHRFRAHHTRHRDGYAANRQVRPMGAGLELHGLRKNGSEFPVEISLSPLETADGLLVSAAVRDVSDRKAAEARINELAALVESSQDAILAKTLDGYITYWNAAAARLYGYAAEEAIGRHVSLLAPADLEDDIHALLKRLRQGEKVEHFETLRVTRSGALLDVDVTLWPTRDARGQIVGACAIVRDISDRKRAEAELTALLEQQRHIALTLQRSLMGTPPAIPGLATASRYRPATQGAGVGGDWFDLIPLGAGRVGVLIGDVMGRGLEAAAVMGQLRSAAHALAKTGMQPRQLMQALDTVVTDLDVPDQLVTCCYLIIAPDAGTVTVCSAGHLPTLVVGPWDGVRMLPTPVNAPLGVGDVLYEQSCTDMAPGATLVLYTDGLIETPDSDIEARLAELTTVLDTFFPQAEGLEDAADQVLATLLPDCEGHNDDVTLLLAQLPAAPLAAVTTELPAAAASVPEGRAFLSRTLASWECTSSSDDALLLLSETLTNAVQHAEGPLGLRLCRTLTDLTVEVSDHSPHLPQPRLAAQDEESGRGLFLVRTLADSWGVRPTDEGKTTWFTLKLCHEPHSSPDAAS; encoded by the coding sequence ATGAACGCTTTCGTGGACGGGCCGACACGCTCCGCGGAGACTCCGGTTCTCGAACAGTGCCGCTGCGGCGCCCACCTGCCGCAAGGCGGGCCCTCGGTGGCCGAGGAACGGTTCCGCGGGCTGCTGGAGGCAGCGCCCGACGCCATGGTCATCGTCGACGACGGCGGCAACATCAGGCTGGTCAACGCCCAGACGGAGGCCTTGTTCGGCTACCGACGCGAAGAACTTCTGGGCCGCTCGGTCGAGTTGCTGGTGCCGCACCGCTTCAGGGCCCACCACACCCGTCACCGCGACGGCTACGCCGCCAACCGCCAGGTGCGCCCCATGGGCGCAGGACTGGAACTGCACGGACTGCGCAAGAACGGCAGCGAGTTCCCCGTCGAGATCAGCCTCAGCCCACTGGAGACGGCGGACGGACTGCTGGTGTCGGCCGCGGTGCGGGACGTCAGCGACCGCAAGGCGGCCGAGGCCCGTATCAACGAACTCGCCGCACTCGTCGAGTCCTCCCAGGACGCGATCCTCGCGAAGACCCTCGACGGATACATCACCTACTGGAACGCCGCCGCGGCACGGTTGTACGGCTACGCCGCCGAGGAGGCGATCGGCCGGCACGTGTCCCTGCTCGCACCGGCCGACCTGGAGGACGACATCCACGCCCTGCTGAAGCGACTGCGGCAGGGCGAGAAGGTCGAGCATTTCGAGACCCTCCGGGTCACCAGAAGCGGGGCGTTGCTGGACGTGGACGTCACGCTGTGGCCGACCCGGGACGCCCGGGGACAGATCGTCGGCGCCTGTGCCATCGTCCGGGACATCAGCGACCGCAAACGCGCGGAGGCCGAACTCACGGCCCTGCTGGAGCAGCAGCGGCACATCGCCCTGACCCTGCAACGCAGTCTCATGGGAACCCCGCCCGCCATCCCCGGCCTGGCCACTGCCAGCCGCTACCGGCCGGCCACGCAGGGCGCCGGCGTCGGCGGCGACTGGTTCGACCTCATACCGCTGGGCGCGGGACGGGTCGGCGTCCTCATCGGGGACGTGATGGGCCGCGGACTGGAGGCGGCGGCCGTGATGGGCCAGCTGCGCTCGGCAGCACACGCGCTCGCCAAGACGGGCATGCAGCCGCGCCAGCTGATGCAAGCCCTCGACACTGTCGTCACCGACCTGGACGTGCCGGACCAGTTGGTCACCTGCTGTTACCTGATCATCGCCCCGGACGCCGGTACCGTGACGGTCTGCTCCGCCGGGCATCTGCCGACCCTCGTCGTCGGCCCCTGGGACGGCGTCCGTATGCTCCCCACCCCGGTCAACGCCCCGCTCGGCGTCGGCGACGTCCTGTACGAGCAGTCCTGTACCGACATGGCTCCCGGCGCCACGCTCGTGCTGTACACGGACGGCCTGATCGAGACGCCCGACAGTGACATCGAGGCGCGGCTCGCCGAACTCACCACCGTGCTGGACACCTTCTTCCCACAGGCGGAAGGGCTGGAGGACGCCGCCGACCAGGTGCTTGCCACGTTGCTGCCGGACTGCGAAGGCCACAACGACGACGTGACGCTCCTGCTGGCCCAGCTCCCGGCCGCCCCCCTGGCCGCCGTCACCACCGAGCTGCCCGCCGCCGCGGCCTCCGTCCCCGAGGGCCGCGCCTTCCTCAGCCGGACCCTGGCTTCGTGGGAGTGCACGTCGTCGTCCGACGACGCCCTGTTGCTGCTGTCCGAGACCCTGACCAACGCCGTCCAGCACGCCGAGGGCCCACTGGGCCTACGTCTGTGCCGCACCCTCACCGATCTCACCGTGGAGGTCAGCGACCACAGCCCGCATCTTCCTCAGCCCCGCCTGGCTGCCCAGGACGAGGAGTCCGGCCGGGGCCTGTTCCTGGTCCGCACGCTCGCCGACAGCTGGGGGGTGCGGCCGACGGACGAGGGCAAGACGACCTGGTTCACACTGAAGCTGTGCCACGAGCCCCACAGCTCGCCGGATGCGGCGAGCTAG
- a CDS encoding SpoIIE family protein phosphatase/ATP-binding protein — protein MRTHRPGRPRQGEEERRSGSLLSVHSLAGQVFLLQLAVVLLLVAATLLALVVQARRDIMADARHRTLTTAQTFANSPGIVAALDSANPTAILQPHAEAARKAAGVDAIIVYGLNGVALTHSDPHQIGKHTIGPYAAAASGKPFTSTFKGALGLSVISAVPVRGPDGSVVAIVSVPVTVETVQHRLDRQLPVLFGGAATALVVAAGGSGLVSRRLRRQTHGLGPTEMTRMYEHHDAVLHSVREGVLIVGGDGRLLLVNDEARRLLDLPADTERRHITDLGLDDDLAGLLASDHPATDEVHLAADRLLAVNKRLTAPHGPAGSVVTLRDTTELRALSGRAEVARERLKLLYDAGLRIGTTLDVKSTAEELAGVAVPRFADIVTVELLDPVLRGEEPSATTAAIPELRRSAVVGLDTDDLLHPVGELIRFVPAHPVSKAMADGRPVLVEDLSASDGWLAQHPERARRILEHGIHSLLVVPLRARGVVLGVADFWRTEDSPPFEDEDMSFAEELATRAALCIDNARRYTREHTMAVALQHSLLPRGLPEQSALDVAYRYLPAQAGVGGDWFDVIPLSGTRVALVVGDVVGHGLHAAATMGRLRTAVHNFASLDMPVEELLGRLDELVSQIDAEEADTEDGQGTITGATCQYAVYDPTSGLLTLATAGHPGPAMVHPDGAVGFPRLPVSPPLGLGAGLPVETAELTVPEGSRLVLYTDGLIEDRTRDLDAGLEALRDALTGPDRTPEATCTAVMAAMLSDRPRDDIALLVARTRRLGPAQVAEWDVPRDPAAVAPVRTACVRRLTEWGLEQVAFTAELILSELITNAVRYGAEPITVRLLRTVSAGGPAAGTLIFEVADGSSTSPRLRRAKVTDEGGRGLFLVARFAERWGTRYTPTGKVIWAERPLHDSATPEPEELGEILLGQWDDTAL, from the coding sequence ATGAGGACTCATCGGCCCGGTCGGCCCCGTCAGGGAGAAGAGGAGCGGCGGTCGGGCTCGCTGCTGAGCGTGCACAGTCTCGCCGGTCAGGTCTTCCTTCTGCAGCTGGCGGTCGTGCTGCTGCTCGTCGCCGCCACCCTGCTGGCGCTCGTGGTGCAGGCTCGGCGCGACATCATGGCGGACGCCCGGCACCGGACGCTCACCACGGCGCAGACGTTCGCGAACTCCCCGGGGATCGTGGCGGCGCTGGACAGCGCGAACCCGACCGCGATCCTGCAGCCGCACGCCGAGGCGGCCCGGAAGGCCGCGGGCGTCGACGCCATCATCGTGTACGGGCTGAACGGAGTCGCCCTCACCCACAGCGACCCCCACCAGATCGGAAAGCACACCATCGGGCCCTACGCGGCGGCGGCGAGCGGCAAGCCGTTCACGAGTACCTTCAAGGGGGCACTGGGGCTCTCGGTGATCTCGGCGGTCCCCGTCAGGGGTCCCGACGGCTCGGTCGTCGCCATCGTCTCCGTGCCCGTCACGGTCGAGACGGTGCAGCACAGGCTGGACCGGCAGCTGCCGGTCCTCTTCGGCGGCGCCGCCACGGCCCTTGTCGTCGCCGCGGGCGGGTCGGGCCTGGTGAGCCGGCGGCTGCGGCGGCAGACCCACGGCCTGGGGCCGACCGAGATGACCCGGATGTACGAGCACCACGACGCGGTCCTGCACTCGGTGCGGGAAGGGGTGCTGATCGTCGGCGGTGACGGCCGGCTGCTACTGGTCAACGACGAGGCACGGCGGCTGCTGGACCTGCCGGCGGACACGGAGCGGCGGCACATCACCGATCTGGGCCTGGACGACGACCTCGCCGGGCTGCTGGCCTCCGACCACCCCGCCACCGACGAGGTGCACCTGGCGGCCGACCGGCTGCTCGCGGTCAACAAGCGGCTCACCGCACCTCACGGACCCGCCGGCAGCGTGGTGACGCTCCGGGACACCACCGAGCTGCGGGCCCTCTCCGGCCGGGCGGAGGTGGCGCGCGAACGGTTGAAGCTGCTCTACGACGCCGGGCTGCGGATCGGCACCACGCTGGATGTGAAGAGCACGGCCGAGGAACTGGCCGGCGTGGCGGTGCCCCGGTTCGCCGACATCGTCACCGTCGAACTGCTGGATCCGGTCCTGCGCGGCGAGGAGCCCTCCGCCACGACCGCCGCGATCCCCGAGTTGCGCCGCAGCGCCGTCGTCGGCCTGGACACGGACGATCTGCTCCACCCCGTCGGCGAGCTGATCCGGTTCGTCCCGGCCCACCCCGTCTCCAAGGCGATGGCCGACGGCCGACCCGTCCTGGTCGAGGACCTGAGCGCCTCCGACGGCTGGCTGGCCCAGCACCCCGAACGTGCCCGGAGGATCCTCGAACACGGCATCCACTCCCTGCTCGTGGTTCCGTTGCGCGCCCGCGGCGTGGTGCTCGGAGTGGCGGACTTCTGGCGCACGGAGGACTCCCCGCCGTTCGAGGACGAGGACATGTCCTTCGCCGAGGAGCTGGCCACCCGGGCGGCGCTGTGCATCGACAACGCCCGCCGCTACACCCGCGAACACACCATGGCCGTCGCTCTGCAGCACAGCCTGCTGCCCCGCGGGCTGCCCGAGCAGTCCGCCCTCGATGTGGCCTACCGCTACCTGCCGGCCCAGGCCGGGGTGGGTGGGGACTGGTTCGACGTCATCCCGCTGTCCGGCACCCGGGTGGCACTGGTCGTGGGTGATGTCGTCGGCCACGGTCTGCACGCCGCGGCGACCATGGGCCGGCTGCGCACCGCCGTGCACAACTTCGCCAGCCTGGACATGCCCGTGGAGGAGCTGCTGGGCCGGCTGGACGAGCTGGTGAGCCAGATAGACGCCGAGGAGGCCGACACGGAGGACGGACAGGGGACGATCACCGGGGCGACCTGCCAGTACGCCGTCTACGACCCCACCTCCGGGCTGCTGACCCTCGCCACCGCCGGCCATCCTGGACCGGCGATGGTCCATCCGGACGGGGCCGTCGGCTTCCCCCGGCTGCCCGTCTCCCCGCCACTGGGACTCGGCGCCGGCCTGCCCGTCGAGACCGCCGAACTCACCGTGCCCGAGGGTTCCCGGCTGGTCCTCTACACCGACGGACTGATCGAGGACCGGACCCGGGACCTGGACGCCGGTCTGGAGGCCCTGCGCGATGCCCTGACAGGACCCGATCGCACGCCGGAGGCCACCTGTACGGCAGTGATGGCAGCGATGCTGTCCGACCGGCCCAGGGATGACATCGCGCTGCTGGTGGCCCGCACACGCCGGCTCGGTCCGGCGCAGGTCGCCGAGTGGGACGTACCCCGTGACCCGGCGGCGGTGGCCCCGGTGCGCACCGCCTGCGTCCGCCGGCTGACGGAGTGGGGTCTGGAGCAGGTCGCCTTCACCGCCGAACTCATCCTCAGCGAGCTGATCACCAACGCCGTCCGCTACGGCGCCGAACCCATCACCGTCCGGCTGCTCCGCACGGTGTCGGCCGGCGGCCCCGCCGCGGGCACCCTGATCTTCGAGGTCGCCGACGGCAGCAGCACCTCACCCCGGCTGCGCCGCGCGAAAGTCACCGACGAGGGCGGCCGCGGACTGTTCCTGGTGGCCCGTTTCGCCGAACGCTGGGGGACCCGCTACACGCCCACCGGCAAAGTCATCTGGGCCGAACGGCCACTCCACGACAGCGCCACGCCGGAGCCGGAGGAACTCGGCGAGATCCTGCTCGGCCAATGGGACGACACGGCACTCTGA
- a CDS encoding phosphonate degradation HD-domain oxygenase, with translation MQTELIRQDGTRFPALWLRDNCQCGTCQIPGSGQKLFDITDLARDVLIAQADEDADGVQVVFTPDGHRSRFTHTWLETYRPGTAPPYDDRTEDAKALWTAADLEDVVPTGTWPSFADDPTERARCLEALLTQGFVILHGVPVADRAVLGVARSFGYVRETNYGELFEVRVEQKPANLAFSSRPILPHTDNPYRDPLPTIQLLHCLTNAAAGGDSGLVDGFHAAATLRREQPDAFDLLTRTPVTFRYADAGADLSTSAPLIGLDALGRIRQIRFNNRSMRPIALEPDRIAAFYQAYRAFAELLYHPGAQLSFRLEPGDCVIFDNTRILHARSGFTADGARHLQGCYADLDAAASELAVLRRALDVVAQLEQLFNDQGNSEYLGEPVTQAAHMLQTAAHAEAAGAPDALVAAALLHDIGHFTGHISGGRLMTGTDNRHSHTGADWLAAWFPPDVTEPIRLHVAAKRYLCAVEPDYLQRLSPASLYTLNVQGGPMSAAEADQFAALPHARQATALRRWDEAAKDPKAAVPSFAHYRPLLTRLLHT, from the coding sequence GTGCAAACCGAACTGATCCGCCAGGACGGGACGCGTTTTCCTGCCCTGTGGCTACGTGACAACTGCCAGTGCGGCACGTGCCAGATTCCGGGCAGCGGCCAGAAGCTGTTCGACATCACCGACCTGGCGCGCGACGTCCTGATCGCGCAGGCGGACGAGGACGCCGACGGCGTGCAGGTCGTCTTCACTCCGGACGGGCACCGCTCGCGCTTCACCCACACCTGGCTGGAGACCTACCGGCCCGGCACGGCGCCTCCCTACGACGACCGGACCGAGGACGCCAAGGCCCTCTGGACCGCCGCGGACCTTGAGGACGTCGTGCCCACCGGTACCTGGCCGTCCTTCGCGGATGATCCCACCGAACGCGCGCGCTGTCTGGAGGCGCTGCTGACTCAGGGCTTCGTCATCCTCCACGGCGTGCCCGTCGCGGATCGTGCCGTGCTGGGCGTCGCGAGATCGTTCGGCTACGTGCGCGAAACCAATTACGGCGAACTGTTCGAGGTGCGCGTCGAGCAGAAACCGGCAAACCTGGCGTTCAGCTCTCGTCCGATCCTGCCTCACACCGACAATCCGTACCGGGACCCGCTCCCGACCATCCAACTCCTGCACTGCCTCACCAATGCGGCAGCCGGCGGTGACTCCGGCCTCGTGGACGGCTTCCACGCCGCGGCCACGCTGCGCCGCGAGCAGCCGGACGCCTTCGACCTGCTCACCCGCACCCCCGTGACCTTCCGCTACGCCGATGCCGGCGCGGACCTGAGCACGAGCGCCCCACTCATCGGACTCGATGCACTCGGGCGGATCAGGCAGATCCGATTCAACAACCGCTCGATGCGGCCGATCGCGCTGGAGCCGGACCGAATCGCCGCGTTCTACCAGGCCTACCGCGCCTTCGCCGAACTGCTCTACCACCCCGGCGCACAGCTGAGCTTCCGACTCGAACCCGGCGACTGCGTGATCTTCGACAACACCCGGATCCTGCACGCCCGCTCCGGATTCACCGCCGACGGCGCCCGGCACCTGCAAGGCTGCTACGCCGACCTCGACGCCGCCGCCAGCGAACTGGCCGTCCTGCGCCGCGCCCTCGACGTCGTCGCCCAACTCGAACAGCTCTTCAACGACCAGGGCAACAGCGAGTACCTCGGCGAGCCGGTCACCCAAGCCGCGCACATGCTGCAGACCGCCGCGCACGCCGAGGCCGCAGGCGCCCCCGACGCCCTCGTCGCGGCAGCTCTCCTGCACGACATCGGCCACTTCACGGGCCACATCAGCGGCGGCCGACTCATGACCGGCACCGACAACCGGCACAGCCACACCGGCGCCGACTGGCTCGCAGCCTGGTTCCCGCCGGACGTAACCGAACCCATCCGCCTGCACGTCGCGGCGAAACGCTACCTGTGCGCCGTCGAACCCGACTACCTCCAGCGCCTCTCACCAGCCTCCCTCTACACCCTCAACGTGCAAGGCGGCCCCATGTCGGCCGCCGAAGCCGACCAGTTCGCCGCCCTGCCCCACGCCCGACAGGCCACAGCCCTCAGGCGCTGGGACGAGGCGGCCAAGGACCCGAAGGCCGCCGTGCCCTCCTTCGCGCACTACCGCCCACTCCTGACCCGCCTGCTGCACACCTAG
- a CDS encoding phosphoketolase: protein MSLDTQQAPVALTDEELTTLDAHWRAANYLAVGQIYLMANPLLTEPLRPEHVKPRLLGHWGTSPGLNLVHTHLNRVIKARGLDAVCIWGPGHGGPAVLANSWLEGSYTETYPDVTRDAAGMARLFKQFSFPGGVPSHVAPETPGSIHEGGELGYSLSHAYGAALDNPDLLVACVIGDGEAETGPLAASWHSDKFLDPVHDGAVLPILHLNGYKIANPTVLSRLPEAELDALLEGYGHEPIHVSGDDPAAVHRAMAGAMDTAVARIAALQCAARQDGVTDRPRWPVIVLRTPKGWTGPAEVDGLPVEGTWRAHQVPLAAVRDNPDHLRQLERWMRSYRPEELFDEDGAPRAAVLACVPQGARRLGATPHANGGLLLRELPLPPLDRHAVAVDKRGATLHEPTRVLGYLLRDVMAATADRRDFRLVGPDETASNRLQAVYEASGKAWQARTLPVDEHLDPHGRVMEILSEHTCQGWLEGYLLTGRHGLFSCYEAFVHIVDSMVNQHIKWLRTTRRLPWRAPIASLNYLLTSHVWRQDHNGFSHQDPGFVDHVLNKSPEVVRVYLPPDANTLLSVADHVLRSRDYVNVVVAGKQPCFDWLSMEEAKAHCARGAGLWEWAGTEDGTREPDVVLACAGDVPTQEVLAAAQLLRRHLPELAVRVVNVVDIARLLPSEDHPHGMSDFDYDGLFTTDKPVIFAYHGYPWLIHRLAYRRTGHRHLHVRGYKEIGTTTTPFDMVVRNDLDRYRLVMDVIDRVPGLAVRAAALRQRMEDTRQRHHVWIREHGMDLPEVADWSWDG, encoded by the coding sequence ATGTCCCTCGACACGCAGCAGGCGCCCGTCGCACTCACGGACGAGGAGCTCACCACCCTGGACGCCCACTGGCGCGCCGCGAACTATCTCGCCGTGGGCCAGATCTATCTCATGGCCAATCCCTTGCTGACCGAACCGCTGCGGCCCGAGCACGTCAAGCCACGTCTGCTCGGCCACTGGGGCACCTCTCCGGGCCTCAACCTGGTCCACACCCATCTGAATCGGGTCATCAAGGCCCGCGGCCTGGACGCCGTGTGTATCTGGGGGCCCGGTCACGGTGGCCCGGCCGTCCTCGCGAACTCCTGGTTGGAGGGCTCGTACACCGAGACCTATCCGGACGTCACCCGGGACGCGGCCGGCATGGCCCGGCTCTTCAAGCAGTTCTCCTTCCCGGGCGGGGTGCCGAGCCATGTTGCCCCGGAGACGCCCGGCTCGATCCATGAGGGCGGCGAACTCGGATACTCCCTGTCCCACGCCTACGGCGCCGCCCTCGACAACCCGGACCTGCTGGTCGCCTGCGTGATCGGCGACGGCGAGGCGGAGACCGGACCGCTGGCTGCCTCCTGGCACTCCGACAAGTTCCTCGACCCGGTCCACGACGGAGCCGTCCTGCCGATCCTGCACCTCAACGGCTACAAGATCGCCAACCCGACGGTGCTGTCCCGTCTGCCCGAGGCCGAACTGGACGCACTCCTCGAGGGCTACGGTCACGAGCCGATCCACGTCTCCGGCGACGACCCGGCCGCCGTCCATCGCGCGATGGCCGGGGCGATGGACACCGCCGTCGCCCGCATCGCCGCCCTGCAGTGCGCCGCTCGCCAGGACGGGGTCACCGACCGGCCCCGCTGGCCGGTGATCGTACTGCGCACTCCCAAAGGCTGGACGGGCCCCGCCGAGGTCGACGGCCTGCCGGTCGAGGGCACCTGGCGCGCCCACCAGGTGCCGCTCGCCGCCGTGCGGGACAACCCCGATCATCTGCGCCAGCTGGAGCGGTGGATGCGCTCCTACCGGCCCGAGGAACTGTTCGACGAAGACGGCGCCCCGCGCGCGGCCGTGCTGGCCTGCGTCCCGCAGGGCGCCCGCCGACTCGGTGCCACCCCGCACGCCAACGGCGGGCTCCTGCTGCGCGAGCTGCCTCTGCCTCCGCTGGACCGCCATGCCGTGGCCGTCGACAAACGCGGAGCGACCCTGCACGAGCCGACCCGCGTACTCGGATACCTGCTCCGGGACGTCATGGCGGCCACCGCCGACCGGCGCGACTTCCGGCTCGTGGGCCCCGACGAGACCGCCTCCAACCGGCTCCAGGCGGTCTACGAGGCCAGCGGCAAGGCCTGGCAGGCTCGCACCCTACCGGTCGACGAACACCTCGATCCGCACGGCCGAGTGATGGAGATCCTCTCCGAACACACCTGCCAGGGCTGGCTCGAGGGCTATCTCCTCACCGGTCGGCACGGGCTGTTCTCCTGCTACGAGGCCTTCGTCCACATCGTCGACTCGATGGTCAACCAGCACATCAAGTGGCTGCGCACCACCCGCCGTCTGCCCTGGCGCGCCCCCATCGCCTCCCTCAACTACCTGCTGACCTCGCACGTGTGGCGCCAGGACCACAACGGCTTCTCCCATCAGGACCCCGGCTTCGTCGACCACGTACTGAACAAGAGTCCGGAAGTGGTACGGGTCTACCTGCCGCCGGACGCCAACACCCTGCTGTCGGTGGCCGATCACGTGCTGCGCAGCCGCGACTACGTCAACGTCGTCGTCGCCGGCAAACAGCCCTGCTTCGACTGGCTGTCGATGGAGGAGGCGAAGGCACACTGCGCCCGCGGCGCCGGTCTCTGGGAGTGGGCCGGCACCGAGGACGGTACGCGTGAACCCGACGTGGTACTGGCCTGCGCGGGTGATGTGCCCACCCAGGAAGTACTGGCCGCGGCCCAGTTGCTGCGCCGCCACCTGCCCGAGCTCGCGGTGCGGGTGGTCAACGTCGTCGACATCGCCCGGTTGCTGCCGAGCGAGGACCACCCGCACGGCATGAGCGACTTCGACTACGACGGACTGTTCACCACGGACAAGCCGGTGATCTTCGCGTACCACGGCTATCCGTGGCTGATCCACCGCCTGGCCTACCGGCGCACCGGTCATCGCCACCTGCATGTGCGCGGATACAAGGAGATCGGCACCACGACCACGCCGTTCGACATGGTGGTCCGCAACGATCTGGACCGCTACCGCCTGGTCATGGACGTCATCGACCGCGTCCCCGGCCTGGCGGTGCGCGCGGCGGCTCTACGCCAGCGCATGGAGGACACCCGCCAGCGCCATCATGTCTGGATCCGCGAGCACGGAATGGACCTGCCCGAGGTGGCGGACTGGTCCTGGGACGGCTGA
- a CDS encoding GntR family transcriptional regulator → MTDQGDALYLDVAVRLRKAIADGVFPPGSRLPSEHVLAQEYGVSRNTVRRAMEVLREDGLMASQQGARRTVLALPRLQSFGELRSFSRWARSIGEVPSGRVDVLERRPADLAQAHALGLRPGDPVVYLVRVRLLTGVPVMIERTAYPERVGALLSLVDLERESICERLEEHGIAFAHAEHTIDAAGADAEDARLLEIPAGTALLRERRRSTDHQGRPLEWSQDRYVGDAVAFTIRNSVAASPLVRDRPPVTGK, encoded by the coding sequence ATGACAGACCAGGGTGATGCCCTCTACCTGGATGTGGCTGTCCGGCTGCGCAAGGCGATCGCCGACGGGGTGTTCCCGCCGGGATCGCGGCTGCCCTCGGAGCATGTCCTTGCTCAGGAGTACGGCGTGTCCCGCAACACCGTGCGTCGCGCCATGGAGGTCCTGCGCGAGGACGGCTTGATGGCCTCGCAGCAGGGCGCGCGCCGCACGGTGCTCGCCCTGCCCAGGCTGCAGAGTTTCGGGGAACTACGGTCGTTCTCGCGCTGGGCCCGTTCGATCGGGGAGGTGCCGTCCGGACGTGTCGACGTACTCGAACGCCGGCCCGCCGATCTGGCGCAGGCGCACGCGCTCGGGCTGCGGCCCGGCGATCCGGTGGTCTACCTGGTGCGCGTCAGGCTGCTCACCGGCGTCCCGGTGATGATCGAGCGCACGGCGTATCCGGAGCGGGTCGGCGCGCTGTTGTCCCTCGTGGACCTGGAGCGTGAGTCGATCTGCGAACGGCTGGAGGAGCACGGGATCGCCTTCGCGCACGCGGAACACACCATCGACGCGGCCGGCGCCGACGCCGAGGACGCCCGGCTGCTGGAGATCCCGGCCGGCACCGCGCTGCTGCGCGAACGGCGACGGTCCACCGATCACCAGGGCCGGCCACTCGAATGGTCGCAGGACCGCTACGTCGGCGACGCCGTCGCCTTCACCATCCGCAACTCCGTCGCGGCCTCCCCCCTCGTCCGCGACCGGCCCCCCGTGACAGGAAAGTGA